DNA from Syntrophales bacterium:
GCGACTTCTTCTGCGGATTTGTCTGAGGCGCAAGAATTGATAGACAAGGCCGACCATGCCCTCTATGGCGCCAAAAACGCCGGGCGCAATCGAGTGCGGGAAGCGTGACGTTGGATGTTGATCTAAAAAAAGGAGGGCTGAAAATGATGCTTTCTTTTAAAAACAGACAAGATATATTCCGCATCACCGCCTGGATGATAATCCTCGGCGGCTTGCTGCTTACGGCCACAGCTTTCGCGGTAGTCCGCAACTGGGATCGTCAAAGGCTGCGGGCAAACTTTGAACATGCGGCAGAAAACCGCTCTGCTGCTGTAAAAAGAGAAATTGCGTCTGACATAGAAGTACTTTTATCCGTCAGGGCTTTTTACCTGCATGCAAAAGTTGTTACCAGATCAGAATTCCACACCTTTACAGAATCGGTCATGTCGCAACAGACTGGCATTCAAGCTTTTGTATGGCTACCGCGGGTACCTTATTCTCAGCGCGAAAAATACGAAAAAGCAGCCAGGAGGGATGGTTTCAAAGATTTCCAGATTACCGAACCGTCAACCCAGGGTAAGATGGCAAAGGCCGGCAAGAGGGATGAATACTTTCCCGTTTATTTTGTTGAACCCTATAAGGGTAATGAATTTATTTTAGGGTATGACCTGACTTCTGACCCTTTACGCAAGGAAGCATTGGATCGATCATACGACACGGGAGGGATAGCGGCCACCGCCCGGATAACACTGGTACGGGACAAGAAGGAACAAGCCGGTTTTTTGGTTGTTGCCCCGGTATATCAGCAGGATATGCCGGCCGCTGCGCCTCAAGCCCGGAAAGACAATATTCGGGGCTTTGCACTGGGCGCCTTTCGGGTTGGTGATGTTGTCGAGCGGGCCTTGACGTACCTGGACCCGGAGGGCATCGATGTTTATCTCTATGATAACTCCGCACAGGGTAAAGAGCGTTTTCTTTATTTTCACCCGGCGCGCACAGGGCAAACGACAGACTTATTGCGCAATGAAAAAGCAGTGCCCGATGGCAGCCTCAAAATCGCCAGAACACTCAAGGTCGCGGATCGCGAATGGCAGGTTCTGTGCGTGGCAACGCCCGCTTACGTTGCCCGCGGAATGACGTGGCAGCCCTGGGGGGTATTGTTGGCCGGACTGCTTTTGTCTGGGTTACTATCCGGTTTTTTGCCTGTGGTGGCCAGGCGCGCTGAAAAAATAGCCAACAGCAATAAACTGCTCCAGCAGGAAATCACCGTGCGCAAATCGGTGGAGGAGGCGCTACAGAAGAGCGAAAATAGATACCGTGAGCTCAGTATTGTCGATGGCCTCACCCAGCTCTACAATTCCCGGCATTTTTACTTTCAGCTTAAAATCGAATTAGACCGGTCGAACCGCTATGGGCAGCCTTTGACCCTGCTGCTTCTTGATCTCGACAATTTCAAACACTTCAACGACGCTTACGGCCATGTCGCGGGAGACCAGGTCTTGATGCGACTTGGCCAGGTGGTGAAACGATGCCTGCGCGAGACGGATTTCGCTTATCGTTATGGCGGCGAAGAATTCACCATCCTCCTGCCCATGACAACAAGCGCGGATGGCGCCGTAACAGCGGAAAGGATCCGGACGGAGTTCAAGAAGGAGACTTTTTCCCCGGCGCCGGGTCAGGACGTTCATAAGACGGTGAGCATCGGTCTTGCGCAGTACAGGACAGCGGAAGAGATGAAGGCCTTCGTTCACCGGGTTGACCAGCTCATGTATCAGGCGAAGAAGGAGGGGAGAGACAGGTTTTGCTCTGAATCATAGCATCAAGAACAATTCAACTCGTAATCATTGCCCTAAAAGGATATTTATTTTATGATGTTTAAGAGTAGAGGATAAAAGCCGACACCCATCGGGGGTGGCTAATGGGGAGACATTGAATCATGAAAACCCAGACGCAACCATTATTAATTGTACAATTCCGCATGCTTCGCATTCTTATGATTTCCCTTTTATGTGCAGGATTTGCTTTTCAATCCCCCCTATCCCCGGCTTTTGCTGAAAAAAGCCCTGATGAAATTGTTGCCGGGGTCCATAGAAACTATCCCCCCCAATATTCCATTGACGAGAAGACAGGCAAACCTGAGGGTTTTGCTATCGACACCATGGATGAAATCGCCAAAGGAGCAGGACTGAAAGTCCGCTATATCCTATTCGATGAATGGCCTCCGATCGAACGAGCCCTGAAAGAGGGGCGCATAGACGTCATACCCAATATCGGCGTTGTCGAAGCGAGAAAAACGGGTATGGATTTCACGAGCCCGCTTGAGACGTACAATATCAGTATTTTCGTCCGCAGCACAACAACGGATATACAAGGCATCGATGACTTGCAGGGACGAAAAGTCGCCGTGGTTACCTACAATATAGGGCTTTCTCTTATTCAGGAATACGGGAAAGCAAAACCGGTAATTTCCCAATCTCTTGACGAAGCGTTATTGTCGCTGCTCTCGGGAAATACAGATGCCTTGGTCTATCCTGAACCGCCGGTTCTTCTTGTCGTGCGCAAAAGCCAGATTGAGGAGCGTATCAAAACGGTCGGGAATCCTCTGATTGAAGTCAAACGCGCCATCGCCGTAGGGAAAGGGAAAACGGAACTGCTCAATAAACTTGATAAAGAGGTCAACGCGTTTGTTGCCACCCCCGCGTACGCGAAAATTTACGCCCGCTGGTACGGCACTCCTGAACCATACTGGGATGCCCGCCGCGTGTTGATCCTGGCGGGGGTTGTTCTTGCCCTGGTCATCGTTATACTTGCGGTATGGCGTTATCTTTCCCTGATGCGCCTGAACAGGGATTTGAAATATTCTCTTGAGGAGCAAAAAAAAGCTGAGAAGGCGCTGAGCAATAGTAAAGGCCTCCTGCACACGCTGGTGCAGACTATCCCCGACCTGATCTGGCTGAAGGACAAAGATGGCGTCTATCTCTCCTGCAATTCCATGTTCGAACGTTTTTTCGGCGCCGGGGAAGCTGACATCGTCGGGAAAACCGATTACGACTTTGTAGACCGGGAACTTGCCGATTCCTTCCGCGAGCATGATCGTAAGGCCATGGCGGCGGGGAGGCCCACTAGCAACGAAGAATGGCTCACCTTCGCAGACGATGGCCATCGTGCCCTTACGGATACCATCAAGACGCCAATGTACGATGCCGGAGGAACGCTCCTCGGCGTGCTGGGTATCGGGCGCGACATCACCGAGCGCAAACGGGCGGAGGAGGAGCTGCGCGAGAACCAGGCGCGGCTCGACCTGGCGCTACGGTCAGCCGGCATGGGTGTGTGGCGCTTTGATATCATCGAGAACAAACGCTATTTTGACGACCAGGTCTGTCATTTTCTGGGCATCAACCCCGCGACGTTCACCGGGGCCGCAGAGGAGTTCTATGGGGCGGTACATCCTGACGATCGGGAGACGATCAAAGCGGCGCTGGCCCGGACTATAGAGCAGGATGTGCTGTACGAACCGGAGTACCGCGCGGTCTGGCCGGACGGGAGCGTCCATTATATCACTGCCCGTGGCAGGTTGATTCGCGATGATAAGGGTCTGCCGCTTAGGATCAATGGCGTCGTCTGGGACGTCGCCGACCGCAAGCGGGCGGAGGAAAAGTTGCGACTGAGCGAAGAGCGGTTCAGGCGTATTTTTGATGAAGGACCTTTCGGGCTGGTTTTAGCAAATCCGGACTATACAATTGTCACGGCGAATAAAGCGTTCTGCGGGTTGTTGGGGTATAGCGAACAGGATCTTACCGGTCAAAATCTCATAAATCTCACCTGCGAAGAAGACAGAGAGGAGAGCCGAGAAATTTCAAGACAATTATTTGCAGGCGGCATCCCCGTGTCTCGCTCGGAAAAGCGGTATGTCAGAAAGGATGGCGGAATTGTGTGGGCTAAGCTTACCATCTCTCCCATCCATGGAAATGAAGGTCACGTACTCTACACTCTCGCTATCATTGAGGACCTCACGGAAATCAGGAAGTCGGCAGACAAGATTCACCGGCTGGCTTATTATGACAGCCTGACCGGGTTGCCGAACCGCGTATTTTTAAAAGATTTGCTTAAAGGATCAATTAACCATGCCCAGCGCCGTAAAGAGCTATTTGCCCTGATTTACATCGGATTGGATAATTTTCAGCGGATTAACGATACGCTCGGACATATAAGCGGAGATCTCCTTTTGAAGGCCGTTGCCGACAGGCTTACCAACTCTTTGCGAAAAAGCGACTACGTGGCCAGATCAGATGGAAGTGAAACAGTGAATGTTGTATCTCGGATGGGTGGAGACGAGTTTATCGTATTGGCGCATGATCTCAACCAGCCTCAGGACGCCGCAAGAACGTCCCGTCGCTTACTCGAGGAAATATCCGCCCCCTATGACCTGAGCGGTCGCGAGGTATTTATAACCGTCAGTATCGGCATTTCCTTGTATCCTGATGATGGAACGGATATTGACGACCTCCTGAAAAACGCCGAAAAGGCCATGAGACACACAAAGAGCGAAGGGAAAAACAACTATCACTTTTACTCAGCATCGATGCATTCCTCAGTTCTGGAACTCCTGACGCTGGAAAGCGACCTGCACAAGGCCCTGGAGCGGGGCGAACTAGTGCTCTACTACCAGCCGAAGGTGGATGCGGCAACGCGAATGGTTAAAGGAATGGAGGCGCTGATCCGCTGGAAGCATCCCGATCGGGGATTGATTCCGCCCCTGCAGTTTATTCCCCTGGCCGAAGCAAGCGGCCTCATCATCCCTATCGGAGAGTTTGTCATACGTACCGTCTGCGGGCAAATTAAAACATGGCAGGAAGCCGGTTGCCAACGGATAAACATTGCCCTGAATTTGTCGAGCCGCCAGTTTGATCAACCGAACTTGATAGAAATAGTTAAGGAGGCATTACAGGGCACCCTGATTTCTCCGCAGTGCCTGGAGTTGGAAATAACGGAAAGCGTCATTATGCGGAACCCGGAGAAGGCTATTCGGACCCTGACTGAA
Protein-coding regions in this window:
- a CDS encoding CHASE domain-containing protein, whose amino-acid sequence is MMLSFKNRQDIFRITAWMIILGGLLLTATAFAVVRNWDRQRLRANFEHAAENRSAAVKREIASDIEVLLSVRAFYLHAKVVTRSEFHTFTESVMSQQTGIQAFVWLPRVPYSQREKYEKAARRDGFKDFQITEPSTQGKMAKAGKRDEYFPVYFVEPYKGNEFILGYDLTSDPLRKEALDRSYDTGGIAATARITLVRDKKEQAGFLVVAPVYQQDMPAAAPQARKDNIRGFALGAFRVGDVVERALTYLDPEGIDVYLYDNSAQGKERFLYFHPARTGQTTDLLRNEKAVPDGSLKIARTLKVADREWQVLCVATPAYVARGMTWQPWGVLLAGLLLSGLLSGFLPVVARRAEKIANSNKLLQQEITVRKSVEEALQKSENRYRELSIVDGLTQLYNSRHFYFQLKIELDRSNRYGQPLTLLLLDLDNFKHFNDAYGHVAGDQVLMRLGQVVKRCLRETDFAYRYGGEEFTILLPMTTSADGAVTAERIRTEFKKETFSPAPGQDVHKTVSIGLAQYRTAEEMKAFVHRVDQLMYQAKKEGRDRFCSES
- a CDS encoding EAL domain-containing protein; the encoded protein is MKTQTQPLLIVQFRMLRILMISLLCAGFAFQSPLSPAFAEKSPDEIVAGVHRNYPPQYSIDEKTGKPEGFAIDTMDEIAKGAGLKVRYILFDEWPPIERALKEGRIDVIPNIGVVEARKTGMDFTSPLETYNISIFVRSTTTDIQGIDDLQGRKVAVVTYNIGLSLIQEYGKAKPVISQSLDEALLSLLSGNTDALVYPEPPVLLVVRKSQIEERIKTVGNPLIEVKRAIAVGKGKTELLNKLDKEVNAFVATPAYAKIYARWYGTPEPYWDARRVLILAGVVLALVIVILAVWRYLSLMRLNRDLKYSLEEQKKAEKALSNSKGLLHTLVQTIPDLIWLKDKDGVYLSCNSMFERFFGAGEADIVGKTDYDFVDRELADSFREHDRKAMAAGRPTSNEEWLTFADDGHRALTDTIKTPMYDAGGTLLGVLGIGRDITERKRAEEELRENQARLDLALRSAGMGVWRFDIIENKRYFDDQVCHFLGINPATFTGAAEEFYGAVHPDDRETIKAALARTIEQDVLYEPEYRAVWPDGSVHYITARGRLIRDDKGLPLRINGVVWDVADRKRAEEKLRLSEERFRRIFDEGPFGLVLANPDYTIVTANKAFCGLLGYSEQDLTGQNLINLTCEEDREESREISRQLFAGGIPVSRSEKRYVRKDGGIVWAKLTISPIHGNEGHVLYTLAIIEDLTEIRKSADKIHRLAYYDSLTGLPNRVFLKDLLKGSINHAQRRKELFALIYIGLDNFQRINDTLGHISGDLLLKAVADRLTNSLRKSDYVARSDGSETVNVVSRMGGDEFIVLAHDLNQPQDAARTSRRLLEEISAPYDLSGREVFITVSIGISLYPDDGTDIDDLLKNAEKAMRHTKSEGKNNYHFYSASMHSSVLELLTLESDLHKALERGELVLYYQPKVDAATRMVKGMEALIRWKHPDRGLIPPLQFIPLAEASGLIIPIGEFVIRTVCGQIKTWQEAGCQRINIALNLSSRQFDQPNLIEIVKEALQGTLISPQCLELEITESVIMRNPEKAIRTLTELKALGIQIAIDDFGTGYSSLSYLKRLPLDFLKIDQSFVQNLASDPSDQAIIRAIIAMAHSLNLKTIAEGVETEEQLSFLQEHGCDEIQGYLFSRPLPAEEIPGILRKPRL